The following are encoded in a window of Aromatoleum petrolei genomic DNA:
- a CDS encoding sigma-54 interaction domain-containing protein has translation MKILAPGSRGSSAISYAGLLEKIEILRSTLRWATNLGRPEIEKLLRQANTLRDEVMQLSHKERFVQAAAAEAAPVDLAPGARRRALLERSFVFEGAFGDNPQLLEALEIAEKAAPTDLPVLIDGESGTGKELMAKVIHANGARSDKPYISVNCGAIPDNLLESELFGHRKGAFTGAVSDRKGKFESAHTGTIFLDEIGELPLPGQVKLLRVLESHEIQRVGSDEPIAVDARIVAATNRNLRRLSEEGTFREDLFYRLSVIHLTLPPLRERRDEIPLLFAYFGDEAAEALKRRPLKMTPRLRDFLLRYRYPGNIRELRNLIYRLSCLAGDTADLEHLPPDIRPAASAPSPSPASGVANIDAAVAAVATSLSDAKRVASDEAEKRFLERGLEQVGGTVAELARRCDMNRSHLQTLLKKHGIRSKDFRKGNSARGEEGD, from the coding sequence ATGAAGATCCTGGCGCCCGGTTCGCGCGGCAGTTCGGCGATCTCCTACGCGGGCTTGCTGGAGAAGATCGAGATCCTGCGCTCGACGCTGCGCTGGGCGACCAACCTCGGGCGGCCGGAGATCGAGAAGCTGCTGCGCCAGGCCAACACCCTGCGCGACGAGGTGATGCAGCTCTCGCACAAGGAGCGCTTCGTGCAGGCGGCCGCGGCCGAAGCGGCGCCGGTCGACCTCGCGCCCGGCGCGCGGCGGCGTGCGCTGCTCGAACGCAGTTTCGTGTTCGAGGGCGCCTTCGGCGACAACCCGCAGCTTCTCGAAGCCCTGGAGATCGCCGAGAAGGCCGCGCCGACCGACCTGCCGGTGCTGATCGACGGCGAGAGCGGCACCGGCAAGGAGCTGATGGCCAAGGTCATCCACGCCAACGGCGCGCGCTCGGACAAGCCCTACATCTCGGTGAACTGCGGCGCGATCCCCGACAACCTGCTCGAATCCGAACTCTTCGGCCACCGCAAGGGCGCCTTCACCGGGGCGGTGAGCGACCGCAAGGGCAAGTTCGAGAGTGCGCACACCGGCACGATCTTCCTCGACGAGATCGGCGAGCTGCCGCTGCCCGGGCAGGTGAAGCTGCTGCGGGTACTGGAATCGCACGAGATCCAGCGCGTCGGCTCCGACGAACCGATCGCGGTGGATGCGCGCATCGTCGCCGCGACCAACCGCAACCTGCGCCGCCTGAGCGAGGAGGGTACGTTCCGTGAAGACCTCTTCTACCGCCTCAGCGTCATCCACCTGACGCTGCCGCCGCTGCGCGAGCGCCGCGACGAGATCCCGCTGCTGTTCGCCTACTTCGGCGACGAGGCGGCCGAAGCGCTCAAGCGCCGCCCGCTCAAGATGACGCCGCGCCTGCGCGATTTCCTGCTGCGCTACCGCTATCCCGGCAACATCCGCGAGCTGCGCAACCTGATCTATCGCCTCTCCTGCCTTGCCGGCGATACGGCCGATCTCGAGCACCTGCCGCCCGATATCCGCCCCGCCGCGTCCGCGCCTTCCCCCTCCCCCGCGTCGGGCGTGGCAAACATCGATGCGGCCGTGGCAGCGGTGGCGACCTCGCTCAGCGACGCCAAGCGGGTCGCGAGCGACGAAGCCGAGAAGCGGTTCCTCGAACGCGGGCTGGAGCAGGTCGGCGGCACGGTGGCCGAGCTCGCCCGCCGCTGCGACATGAACCGTTCGCACCTGCAGACGCTGCTGAAGAAACACGGCATCCGCTCGAAGGATTTCCGCAAGGGCAATTCCGCGCGCGGCGAAGAGGGCGACTGA
- a CDS encoding PP2C family protein-serine/threonine phosphatase: protein MTGPNQITWTSAARCHVGLVRDVNEDAFLDRPERALWAVADGMGGHDAGDLASGMVVAALDALPPETGLTNLVTAARDRLQDVNRRLRAEALMRSVSIIGSTVVALIACERSCAYLWAGDSRIYLYRSGRLTLLSRDHSTLEELRARGFPVGNDAQQPGHNLITRAVGAVDVLELDQGAVVVGDGDMFLLCSDGLSNLVSAEEIGNTLASGDCRQACDTLVDLALKGGGRDNITAIVIRAEDPDSSDMTLLNPAL from the coding sequence TTGACGGGCCCGAACCAGATCACCTGGACCTCCGCCGCACGCTGCCACGTGGGCCTGGTGCGCGACGTGAACGAGGACGCCTTCCTCGACCGCCCGGAGCGCGCCCTGTGGGCGGTCGCGGACGGCATGGGCGGCCACGATGCGGGCGACCTCGCCAGCGGCATGGTCGTCGCGGCGCTCGATGCGCTGCCTCCCGAAACCGGGCTGACAAACCTCGTCACCGCGGCGCGCGACCGGCTGCAGGACGTCAATCGCCGCCTCCGCGCCGAGGCGCTGATGCGCAGCGTCTCGATCATCGGCAGCACGGTCGTCGCACTGATCGCCTGCGAGCGCTCCTGCGCCTACCTGTGGGCCGGCGACAGCCGGATCTACCTGTATCGGAGCGGCCGGCTCACCCTGCTCAGCCGCGATCACAGCACGCTCGAGGAACTGCGGGCACGCGGCTTCCCGGTCGGCAACGACGCGCAGCAGCCGGGCCACAACCTGATCACGCGCGCGGTCGGCGCCGTCGACGTGCTCGAACTCGACCAGGGTGCGGTCGTGGTCGGCGACGGCGACATGTTCCTGCTGTGCAGCGACGGGCTGAGCAACCTGGTGAGCGCGGAGGAGATCGGCAACACGCTGGCGAGCGGCGACTGCCGCCAGGCCTGCGACACGCTGGTCGACCTCGCACTGAAGGGCGGCGGGCGCGACAACATCACCGCGATCGTGATCCGCGCCGAGGATCCCGACTCCTCCGACATGACGCTGCTGAACCCGGCGCTGTGA